The following is a genomic window from Bacteroidia bacterium.
GAATCCCGGAAATCCGCTCTTCAGGCCTTGCTCATCACAGGTGCCGGAGGACTCACCCTGCTCGGCGGCATCATTCTTCTCAGTATCGCCGGAGGAGGATTTTCCATCACGGACCTCGTGAGCAAGGCCGGCGACATCCGTTCGCACGCTCTGTATCTTCCCGCCCTGCTTCTGATTCTGATCGGGGCGTTCACGAAGTCCGCCCAGGTACCCTTTCATTTCTGGCTTCCCGGCGCGATGGCCGCGCCGGCGCCGGTGAGCGCGTATCTGCATTCCGCGACCATGGTCAAGGCGGGCGTTTTCCTCCTCGCGCGTCTGACACCCGTGCTGGGCTACACCGCCGAGTGGCATTACCTGGTGACGCTCGCCGGTGCGGCCACGATGATCGTTGGTGCGGTGATCGCCTACACGCAGACCGACCTGAAGCGCCTGCTCGCGTTTTCGACCGTCAGTGCATTGGGGACGCTGGTGATGCTGCTGGGTATCGGCACCGAACTGGCGGCGAAAGCGGCCATGGTGTTTCTCGTGGTGCATTCGCTGTACAAAGGCGCGCTGTTCATGGTGGCCGGAAGCATCGATCACGAGGCGGGGACGCGGGACGTTCGTTCGCTGCGGGGATTGATACACGTGATGCCGATGACAGGCATCGCCGCGGGACTTGCCGCGCTTTCCATGACGGGCTTCCCTCCCCTGCTCGGCTTCATCAGCAAAGAGCTTATGTACGAAGCGAAAATGCAGGCGCCCGACGCTTCGCTGCTGATACTGACCCTGGGTGTCGCGGCAAACGCGCTCACCATAGCCGTGGCCCTCATGGTGGGGATTCGGCCGTTCCTCGGCAAGGCGGATCAGGTGCCCGCGGGCACACACGAGGGCTATCCCTCGCTGTGGGCCGGTCCGCTGTTTATGGGATTCGCCGGTCTTTTATTTGGCCTCTTCCCCGATCTGATCGCGGGACCGGTGCTCTCCCCCGCCGTGGCCGCCATACGCGCGGAGCATGTCGCGCTGGAACTCCATCTCTGGCACGGCATCAATCCCGTGCTGCTGCTCAGCATCGCGACGGTGATCCTGGGCGTCGCGCTGTACGCGTTGCGCGAGAAAAGCCGTTTGCTCGCCGGGACCTGGGCGCCTCCGCAGCGCCTGCGGCCCGGCGCAGTGTATCAGCGCGCGGTGGCGCACCTTCCCGCCTTGGCGGCACGACTCGCCGGCACGCTGCAAAGCGGCTATCTGCGCACCTATCTGGTCATCGTCCTCTCCGCGTTCATCGTGCTCATGGGCACGGCGCTGCTGCGCCTGCACGCATGGCCCGTGATGGACGGCTTCGATGACGTAACGCCCTTCGAATGGGGTCTGGTGCTGCTCATGCTGGCGGCGATACTCGTCGTACTGTTTTCCCGCACGCGTCTCGCCGCACTCGCGGGATTGGGCATCGTGGGATACGGCATTGCGGTAATTTTCATCTTTTATGGCGCGGCGGACCTCGCCATTACGCAAATTCTCATCGAAACACTCACGGTCATCATTTTCGTCCTCGTGGTGTATCATCTTCCGCAGTTCACGCATCGCTCCCCCAACGCGACACGGGTGCGCGACGGCGTTATCGCGGTGTTTTCCGGCGGCATCGTGACCGCGCTGGCCCTGCTCGCGGCGGATGTGCAGCTCTTTCCCTCCATCGCCGAGTCCTTCGCGCAGAAAAGTCTGACCGAAGGATTCGGAAGAAATGTGGTGAATGTGATTCTTGTGGATTTTCGCGCGCTTGATACGCTCGGTGAGATTACCGTGCTCGCCGTAGCGGCCGTCGGAGTCTTTGCGCTGATCCGTTTGCGTCCGCTGAAAAAGGAGGAAGGAAAGTGAATTCCGTCATCCTCCGCATCGCCGCGCGCCATCTCACGCTCATGCTCCTGCTCGCATCGGTCATCCTGCTGCTGCGCGGACACAACGCGCCGGGCGGCGGCTTTATCGGCGGATTGCTCGCGGCCTCCGCCGTGGCCCTGCGCGCCATGGCCTGCGGTGTGGACGACGCGCGCCGGCTGCTGCGCTTCGATCCCCGCACGCTGATCAACGGCGGATTGCTCGTGGCGCTGAGCAGCGGATTGCCGGCACTGTTCTCGGACCAGCCGTTCATGACGGGGATGTGGATAGTCCCGGAACTGCCGCTGATCGGCGCGCTCCCGCTCGGGACGCCGCTATGGTTCGATCTGGGCGTGTACTTCGCCGTGATCGGTTTTACGCTGACGATCTTTTTCACGCTGGCCGAGGCGCCGGGAGAGAAACAGACATGACTATCCTTCTCTCCATATTGAGCGGCGCACTGTTCGCGGCGGGCGTGTATCTGTTGCTGCGGCGCAATCTGATCCGCATCGTGCTCGGTCTCATTTTCATCGGACATGCGGCGAATCTGCTCATCCTGCTGTCGGACGGCCTGAGCAAGGCCGCGCCGCCGATTATCGCGCAAGGGCGGCAGGTGCTCGAGCCACCGTACGCGGATCCTCTGCCACAGGCGCTGATTCTGACCGCCATCGTCATCAGTTTCGGCGTGTTCGCGTTTTTTCTCGTGCTCATCAAGCGCAGCTATCAGGTGCGCGGCAGCGACGACATCGATCAGTTCCGGGAGAGCGGCACATGATGCTCATGCTCCCCATACTGCTGCCATTGGCCGGTGCCGCGCTGTCGTCGCTTCTGCGGGCACGCATGCTTGCGCAGCATATCATCGCCGGAGTGGTCACTGCGGGCATGCTTCTGGTGAGCGTACTCCTGCTGCACCGCGTGCAGAGCGAAGGCATACAGGTGCTGCAGGTCGGCGGCTGGGATCCCCCCTTCGGCATTACGCTCGTCGCGGACACGTTTTCGGCATTGATGCTGCTGTTGACCGCGCTGCTCGGCTTTGCCGTGACGGTGTATTCCTTCGCGGGTATTGACGAGCAGCGGAAGCAGCACGGCTATTTCCGTTTGCTGCTCGTCCTGCTGATGGGTGTATCCGGTGCGTTTCTCACCGGCGATCTGTTCAATCTCTACGTCTGGTTCGAGGTCATGCTCATCGCATCCTTCGTGCTGATGGTGCTGGGCAGCGAGCGCGCACAGCTCGAAGGAGCGATCAAATATGTGACGATGAACTTGCTGGCATCGGTGCTGTTTCTGATCGGCATCGGCGTGCTGTACGGCAAAACGGGATCGCTGAATTTCGCCGATCTCGCCGTACGCCTGAGCAGCAATCCCCAGGGAGCGCTGGTGAACGTCTCGGCCGTGCTCTTCCTCATCGCCTTCGGTATCAAGGCGGCGGTCTTTCCCTTCTTTTTCTGGCTGCCGGATTCCTATCATGTGCCGCCTCCTGCCGTCACGGCCATATTTTCCGGCCTGCTCACCAAGGTCGGCATATACGCGACATTACGGACTTTTTCCACCATTTTCGTGCACGATCAGGGCTTCACGCAGCCGTACTTCCTTATCGTCGCGGGACTGACCATGGTGATCGGCGTGCTCGGCGCCGTCGCGCAGGGCGAGATGCGGCGGCTGCTCTCGTTTCACATCATCAGTCAGATCGGCTACGCGATGATGGGTATAGGGATATTCACCGGGGCCGCGCTTTCGGGCGTGCTGTATTTTACCCTACATGTCGCCATAGCGAAAGCGGGGTTGTTCCTCGTCGCGGGATACATACTCGCGGTACACGGAAGCACGACGCTGAAGGACCTCGGCGGTCTGCTCCGCTCTTCGCCCTTCGTCGCCATACTTTTTCTCATCCTCGCGCTGGCGCTTGCGGGACTGCCGCCGCTGTCCGGCTTCTTCGCGAAATACGCGCTGATACAGGCGGGGCTTGAAGCCGGCAGTTATGTGATAGTCGCGACGGCGCTGGCCGTGAGCGTGTTGACGCTGTTCTCCATGACGAAAATCTGGGGCGAGGCCTTCTGGCGCGAGCGCGACGGCGACGCGGCCCCAAGCGCCGGAGCCCGCACGCTGCGGAGAGGAGACAGCTGGCTGCTCATCGCGCCCATCGTACTGCTCGCGCTATGCACCGTGGCGATGGGCGTGGGCGCGCAGTACGTGTTCGATCTCACCGACCAGGCCGCGCGCGAGTTGATCGATCCGGCACGGTACATCCACACCATACGCGGAGCATTGCCATGACGTTGTTTCGCTTGCTGACGCCCCGCAGATTGTGGAAGGCCCTGCTGTTCGCGATTTTTTACATCGAGGAGATGATACTCTCGAATTTCCGCGTCGCCCACGACGTGCTCACGCCGCGCGATCATTTCCGGCCGGGTATCGTCGCGATACGGCTGCCCGAACTGAGCGATGTACAGCTCATCGTGCTGACCAATCTCGTGACGATGACGCCCGGCACGATAAGCATGGAAGTGACGTACGACAGACGGACCTTGTACATACACAGCATGTACATCGAGGATCCCGAGACGTTGCGCAGACAGATTTGTCAGGATTACATCACACGCATACGGGAGATCGTCCCATGACGGAAGCGCCGTCCCCCCTGCTGCACACCGCCGCCACTATAGCGCTGGTGATACTGATGCTCTCGCTCGCCCTGGCGTTATGGCGGCTGGCGCGCGGCCCTGCCTTGCCGGACCGTGTGGTAACATTGGATCTTGTCGCCTCCATCGTGCTCGGGATCATTGCGGCATACAGCGTGCTGAGCGGAGTCGCGATATTTCTGAACGCCGCCGTGCTCCTGGCGCTCATCGCTTTTTTGGGCACGGTGGCATTCGCGCGCTATCTCGAGCGGGGTGTGAAATGATACCGGACATCATTGTGGCCGTACTGCTTCTGGGCGGCGCTGTCTTTTTCTTCACCTCCGCGCTGGGCACGCTGCGCTTCCCGGATCTGTACATACGCATGCACGCGGCCACCAAGGGCGGGGCCTTCGGCGCCGTGCTGATGTTGCTGGGCGTGGCGATGTATTTCCGCGACTGGTGGGTGGGCCTCGAAGTGCTGCTCGTGATACTCTTCATTTTCATGACCGCCCCCGTCGCCGGCCACATGATATCCCGCGCCGCTTATCTGCTCAAAACCCCCATGTGGGAAGGCACCGTGCTGGACGAGTGGAAGAAGGACATGGAAACGCGCAAGAGGGAGTGACGCGCGGGGTGATCGGTGCGGGGGGGGGATGGGGTAGCGCGGATGTCCGGGGAGATTTGGTTCGCGGGGGCATGCCGGAAGATCCTCGGATAGCAAGTGTTATAATCATCCATTAAGATGCGTATTCGTCAGCTAAATCTGAGTGTTTAGCCATTTTCGGATAACTTTTCGTCGAGAGGGATATGCAGAATGAGACGACTAAAGTCATCCAGTGCCTTATGACGCTTTCATTATTCACTATTCAGCTTAATGATCTCTGTCATGAGGTGAACCAAGTCAAATTCTAAGAGATTACTGTGCGAGTTCTATTGACCTGACGTTGATCATCTCGTCAACAAAAATCGTACATTAACCATGCATGTTTTTAATTATACCTCAAAAGGAAATTCGTGATATAAACTGCCTTTGAATCTCAGGAGATAGTTCTCTGTATTTCTCAATGAGCCAGTCAATCTTGAGACTATTCAAATGCTCCTCTAGCTTATGCTTAATCAACTCAAGACGAGATTGATGTTTATCAGCGAGGAACGCAGGAGGTAAATTAGCGCGAACGTGTAGATTGTTGATATCTGCCATATTTAGGCCATTTAATTCAGCAGCTTCTTTTTCTATATTATAAATCCACTCCATACTTTTCTCCTCTCTGTTTTCAGCTATCATTTTCTTGAAATTATCAATTGTCTCTAATGGTTCCCACGGTGGTTCGTCTTGGCCGACCGCTTCAAATACTTCTGATTTTAGTTTACTAGCGAGTGAATCAAACTCACTCCATGTAAGTCCATCATTATCTAACTGCAGATAGGTTTGTATATATATGCGTAAAGATCTACGCATCAACTGTAAATCATCAAGATCCTCTCTGCATCCTTCGAAAACAGAAAATAATTCATCGATTTCATTTTGAAGCTCTTCGGCGTCATTAAAAGAATTTATTGATGTTTGCCATAATCTTGAAGCACGACTCATAGTTTCATTTAATGAATGCTTAATTTCTTCAAGTCTCTCCGACAATTGCAGGCGCACATTTGCGATCTTAGGCATCTCGATATGTGTAGAAATGCTTCGAAGTTTGGCAGCATATTCGATGCCGACTTTCTGAAGAGCACGAAGCTCAGATATCCGTACAAATCTTGTTGCTTCAGCGTGGGTTGTGAGCCATAGGTTTACCTCCCTCAACATTTGGTTCGCAGAAGCTAGCAGTTCCGCTTTTCGTATAGCGGTATTGGTATATTTGACAAGCTCCTCCTCTAAATCGTCCAATTTTAATTTATTTAAACTTCCGCCCACCTTATGAATCATCTTGTGCTTAAATTCACCAACAGCATCAGGTGTCCCATCCTTTGGGGATTGCTTTTTGAGCCAATCTGGGAAGAGATTAATCAATGTTTGCCTAGAACGTTCAGCAATTGGTTTGATTTTCTCGATCTCATGATCGGACCATAATGGTTTATTTGATGTCATTCGGGATATCAAGTCAACAAGGTCAGCCGTGCCCCAAGAAAGCAAGGCAACGTCAAAGCGTTTGAGCCCATTATCAATTTTACTTATAGCGGATTCCTGTATTTCTTCATTTTTTTTCAATTCAATAAAGGCCGTTTTCCCTAACTCTTCGAGATGTAATTCTCGATAAGCCTGTGAGGGTGGCAGCGGTAGTCTTCTTTTTAATTCTTCCGCTTTAATGTACCAATCTCTTCGTTCAAAGTAGGTTTCAGCCTGTTCCCAATCGTCAAGAAGGCTTTCCCATTCTGAAGAAGAGCCTCCGGAAAGCATCAGTTCCACATCATGCAAACTGCTGACATCGATGAAATTTCCCCTAAAAACTCCTTCTTGGATCCATTCGGTAATCGTAACAGATCTTCCAGATTTAACGACAGAGAGCTTTTCACTTCGCGGGGCAACAAAAACTCCTAGGAATAGGCCAGCAGAGGCAATATTTGCCCCATATGGTGGCGCACAAAGTCCTTTTATTGATTCCTGCAAATGGATCCTTTTTTCGCCATTAGCAAGTTGTTCATCCCATTTTTCCGTAAGCCCCCTTAGTACTGGATGCTCTGGACGCATGCGGACAGAGCCATTTTTAGCAAAGACACCCCACGACTCGCGAAGAACAGAAGCTGCACGGTTCTGATCTTTTGCAGGTTTGGCCATTATAGAATTCCAGTCAAGTCGTCCCTGCAAAAGCTCTGCCGTAAAAATTTGGCAGGTTGTGGCTGCGTTCCCCCTTATCGTGGTGAATCCATCAAAAGGAAAGATGATTGGACTTTTGTATATTTTTGCAAAGATATCAGATCCGACACGCCCGAGTCGTGTCGATTCCATGGGTTCTTTAAAGGCTGTAACATATCGGCGCTGTTTAATCATTCCTTCAATGCGGGATTTAATGTCTGAACGCATTTTTTGTTTATGAGCCGGAATAAGGTTGCCAAACTTTGCGACGTCTTGAGCGCTGAGAGAGTCTTCCAAAATTGATAGCTCTGCTAATGATTGCCCTAATTTCCCGTCATCGTCGGAAAGCATTACAATCAATACGGGCTGGGCAACAATTCCGAAATCTTTTGCTATTGTTCTAAGAAGCATTGATGCATCACGTTCAACAACGTTAATATCTCTACTAGGCTCTACATAACAATAAATTACCGTCCCTCTCGGCTCGTCAATACTTGCTGCGCTGACCCATCGGTCCGAGGCCAATTTTACGTGTATTGGGAGGACATCAAGGTTTGATGTAATGGCTTGGTAGCGCCATTCTTTGGTGGTAATTTTATTTTCTTCGGCGAAATCGCATTCAAGATCACCTAGAAGATCACACCAGTCTCCCGCTTTTTTTGAAAATAGTGAAGCCTTGCCTGTTTCATCAAACGTACTTGCAACCCGCTGGCGAACATAAGCTAGAAACTGAGTTCGTGGTACAGCATCCCCTAGAATATCAAACTGCTTAAAAGCCTCGTCCCATTCAATTATGTTGAATTCTTCTCTTAAGAGCTTAAGCCCGTCATGGGCAGTCCTAGGGTGAAGTCCTGATAGTTCAGAGAGCGCCGTAATCGCCTCTTCTTGGCTAATAGATTTCATTCCAAGTTTTGAGGCAAGCACCACTGATCTTAGTAGTTTTAAAAGATCAGATGATAATTGTGCCCCATGGCGTGCTATTACCGAGGAGTATGAATGGGTAATAGCACCTTGTTGTCCGCCCTCTTCAGAAGTTATAAGCTCGTGTTGAAGTGCTTCCGACCAAAAATCCACCGGAGCCAGAAGTCCAACCTTCCCATTCTCAACGACACGATCCCTGTACCGATCAAACGCATCCCAAAGCAAAGCAAGAACCGACCGTTCCTGGAGATGCTTTCCCGCTGCAGCAAAATGGAAAAGAAGCCAGACAGCATAGGGTGAAAGGGGCCAGCAACCTTTACGGATGACACTGTGAAATTGAGCCAGATCCTTCCAGATTCTGTGATTTTGAGAAACCGGAAACCACCTAGAAATATTATCGATAATAAATTCAGATTCTTTTCTTGCAGCGTCATTTCCAAGAAGTTCTGTTATGTAATTAGTATCATTTTTTTCTATAAGGTTTGCGATTAGCGTTTCTAAGTTTATTGACAAGTAAACTTTGCTAGCAGTTTGATATCTTGTAACATAACGCAATATCTCATTTCGATGCTCTGGAGCGACCCGCTGTATGTATGCGTTTAATTCAAACTGAATAAACCCTACAAAACATACCTTGCTTGTATTGTTTTGGATTGCCTCGAACATGTCTTGAAGGACGCCACTGCCAGCAACATGACTTTTGACAGTGGCAAATTCCGTATATCTACCAAATTCGTCGAAAAGTATAGATATGCACTTAAATGGCTTTCCAACCCCACAATACTCACGTGATGCAACGTCTATAACATCCCTTACAGATTCTCCGCCTAATGCGGAAATTCTTATATTTCTGGATGCTAGTATTTTATAGACCTTGCTGTACGTTATGTCGTCTTGCTGCTTTAATTTTTGTAAAACATCATCGATGTTTTCAGCATCACATGCGACGAGCAACTCATCAACAACATCTTTATTGCCAGCAGCCATTTGAATCAAGCTTGATGCTTGAGCAAACCGGGGACGCAAATCATCGAGTGGGCGAGTATCCAAGTCGTGACTCTTGACTTGGTTCATAATTTGCCTGGAAACCTCAGAGGCCAAATCGAAACTTTGCATGCCATTCAAGGCTACCACCAAACATGGCTGACTAACTTCGGCGATCAAGGTCTTGAGGTCGGCCGCAATCTCACGGTCCGCAGATTCGATTCCTGACAAAATAGCATCAGCTTCAATTCCAGTTGGATTACCAAGAAGCCTGCCAAGGGTCAGACCAAGATGTGATTTTCCAGTACCATAACCGGCTATGGCGAGCGTAAAAGGCTGCTCCTCCAGCCCATAGCAGCGATGAAATATGGCTTTTACAAAGCTTGCCGTGTCCTGCAACCGATGGCCATGAGAAGTGCCAATATCTGTTTGAGAAACGCCATGGTAAGCAGGGCCGTGAAATACAAAGGCAGATGACGCAGCCAAAGCCTTAGCTTCGTCGGTTTCTAGCCAATCAATGTTAACGGCACCATTGAAAAGCTTATCTCCGCGAAAACGAACAATGTCGCCAAGCAACTTTAACATGGGCCATCTCCTTTTAGATCAAATCACAAAAAATTAGTTTCCAGGCTGCTTCTAGATCCATCCTTGGATGCAAAAGCCAAGGCTCCATATGACGGTCAACGGTAAACAATCCTTTTCTTTCGGCCAGTTGGAGCACTCGCTGAAGAGCATCTATGTCCCAACCTGGAATGGTTCGCCAACCAGCAACCGAATCAAGCTCTACAACAGAAATTTGGCCGTTCTTAGGGAAATGGTCATGTACAAGCTGCAACAACCATGCACCATATCCAAAACCGAATTCGTCACTCACCGGGGCAGGTTTTCGAGTAATAACCCCACTTTTTTCCGACAAAGCTCCACAAGTTCGAAACGCAGCATCATCCTCGTAGGTGCCAACCAATGGCCCGATTATGCCGGACTTGTCTATTTTGAGAACAGAGTGAAGGTAAGTCTCCAATTTAGATCGCTCAAATGCCATTCCGAGTGCTTGCTTGCCAGGAAAGAAGGTTTGATACCAGACTTCAGCACCACATAAAGGGCTGCAAAGATATAAATGGGCTACCCACTGCGTAATATTCAGTTTTAAAAATGGGTCTTCTAGTAGCACAATGCGGCCAAAGGGTGTGAGATCTGGCTTTTTTATAGATGTTCGGCTGGAACTAGGTAGTCGAATGAGCCCCATACCCCGACAATAATCGATAATAGCGGGAACCTTGCCACTCGACACCCCCATAGGAATACCGGTTTCCGATGCGATTTCCTGATAATCCCCTGACTTTCCAGATGCCGCATAACGGAGCAATGCATTGATGTACTGACGCTCCGGCTTGAAAGATTTATGGAAATTTCGAGGAAGGCGCGAAGGTTTACTCATCGAAACTACGCTCCTCCAATGCTGTTATACGAATTTTCAAGGCTCTCGGGACAAGCTTTTCTCCAGCTTGATCTAGAATACGACCAATGGAATAACATTCTCCTTTTGAGAGTGAAGATAGTTTGCGAATCCAGTCGTCTACCTTTTGTCTTGTTGCCAATGCGGCAATCTCTGCGAAGGCCTTAAGTTCAGTGTCAGCTGGCCTAAAGAAGAGTTTATGCTCCGCATTAAACATGCGGTCCCGCTCGTCTTTTCTCATATTACTCATAGTTTGCGTTGCAAGTATGAGTGAAAGGCCAAATTTTCGTCCCTCACGCAAATATTTCGACAGGGGACTTCCTTCCTTGTGATCAAGATTCTGAACCTCGTCGAGTACGATAACTTTGGGATCCGTTTTCTTCCCTTTTGACTGAAGGTGTCCGTACAAATCCCACAAAATAAATTCAGTAATTAACCTTCCAGAGTACATATCCATTCCAGCAAGCTGGAATATGTTGCATAGCGGATCCTGTTCAAGGAATAAATGATCCCAATCAAAGCCAGCCTCACCAGATGAAAAGGGTTGATCCAAGACAAATGGGCGTAACTTGTTGTGCAGTGATTGCGCGTATGCCTTGTACTGCTTATCCTCAGCCATCGATTCGATTATTGAAAGCATGTGATCAAGATTCATTCCGCTTTTCATGCTTTCCACACCGTCCATAATGGCGTGGTGAAGAACGCTATATTGCTGGTTTCCAATATCATATACCGAGTCAAATAGGCCAGCGATGCGCTTGGCAATGGCATTGGAATTTTCTTTGATTACAATCCCGCCATTATCGGACACCTGGGGTAAAAAAGGATTGATCGGGAGCGGCTCCTGACGCACTACATGCTGCTTGGGTGACAAAATCTCATTGGCTATTTTTTCCAAGTGATTCGGAAGGAAGCCATTCGTGTAGTCAATGATCAGGCTGTTTTGCCTGAATTTACTCATCTCGCACAGCATCGCCTGTATGGCGTAGGTCTTCCCTTGCCCTGAAGATCCAAAAATGAGCATATGACGGTTTGCTAGCTCAGGGTGCTTGAACTCCCAATAAACCGGCTGGCCATTGGGGACTGTCTCACCAAGAAGGATTCTCCCGGAAGGCACTTCTTTATTCACGACGGGTGTTACCGCCGCAACGCTTTCAGAGCCGGTTTCTTGCGGCATTGTGCCTGATGGCTCCGAAGCTGCCTTTGTCTCCATCTCGGGTTCGGATGGTAGTGTTGAATCTTTGATCAGCTCAGCAGCCAGCGGCTGACCGGCTGGTTCAAAAACCTCATCTTCAGAGGACTCATCCTCGTTTTCATCCTCGTCATATACCCAAGGCGTGTAATCATCCTCTGTATCCTCGGGAATATACTCATCATCCTGTTCAACGACCGCAGCCTTCTGCGCATTGATGGCTGTCCAGTCGACAGGATACTCTAAGGAGTCAGTCATCAATTGGCGTACAAATCCTCCCCCAACAGTGTAGACATTGGCGACCACATCGAGATCTCCACCAACGCTCCAATATCCGGCGCGTTTAATTTCTGGATCCTGATCGATCCAGAAGGCGAATACTGAAGCATCCCAAGTTACTAAAAAATCTCCTTCCGCCAAACGTTCGAGTGCCGACAGGACATCCGAATACTTGATTTTCGATACTTCCGTTTTGCTAGCAATCAGACGATGGAGCTGCATCCACCAGTAGCGGCGGTCGGGACGATCTTCGATGGAGCCCGCTCCTCCTGCCCTTTCCGTCGAACTTTTAAAGGCGGAACCCAATACTGACAGGCCGTTGTCAATCTGCGACTTGGCCTTAAAAATGTGCTCCGGCGACTGTTGTCCCATCTTGCATTCGATCAGATGCAGTTTCACGTGGAGGCGTCCATCCTCTCGCAGCCAAACCTGCATCCACATTAGATCTGGGCGACGTAAATTATCTGCAAGATCAAACCAGTGCCGGTAGGCATCTAGTGAGATCAATGATTCACAAAGCAGGTCTTCGGACCCTCGCAGCAGTTTCCGGGTCAAGGAATATGCCATGAAATCACGGATGTATTGATCTGCAGCTCCAGTTGCTCTTACCAAAGATAGACCGGAAAGCTCGGGGGCAACATGAAGAACTCCTTTGGCAACAGCTTTGCAATCGTCCAAAGACCAGCCCGCTTCCGCTGCGTATAGCTGCTGAATGGCGGCCTGCAGCCGGAAGTGAATATCGGCAAAAGAAAACTGCTCGGTCGAAATGGTGTAATTGTCTTCGCCGTGGCTACCGACTCCTGAACCAAAGCCAATTATTTCCCGCTCTTTGTTCTTTTCGAGTTTGGGCGTTCTGATGAGGCGTTCATCCATATTGGGATCAATGCAGATAATCCACTCGGCTTTGTCATGGAGGCAGTCAATTAGCGCTCTCCACGGCGAAAAATCTCCGGAACCAACGACGACAGTGCCGGTCTGCTGTGTTCCAGTCTTCAGACCATGCAGCAGAGTGGCGTGATAGGCTCCAAGTGCAAACTGCCGGTTGCTTACAACCCGTTTCCGTTTGTATTTATCGGCCGGGTTACTGACAGTGCAGCAGGCCTTTTCAAGGATGGGGAATTTAAGATCGCGGCTGGTGATATCGAAGGGCTCGACTCTCTCAAACTCATTCACACCGGTACCAGCGCCAATAAAATCGTAAAAAACGGCAATATCCGCCTCAAACTGCTCTTTTATCAGCTTCTGGAATGCACCGAGATCGTTTTTTTCAACGATACGGTGAGCCACAGAGAAACGGCAGTTCCGGTACAGCTCATATTTTGTTTCGGTTTCAGCAGCCTCCCAACGCTCCTTCCACTGCTGCACCCAGTTGGAAATGTCGGATTCATCATTGGATTCCGTAAACACGGTCACACCGATGGCGTAGGGTCTTCTTCGTTCCTCGTTCAGCACATAGCGCTTATTTGGCTTCTGTTTAGTCGGCTTCGTTGCCAAAACCTTCAGATAAGCATGCACCGCTGCGACCACCGGCTGAACATCTTTATTCCTGAAAACCGCAATACTTAA
Proteins encoded in this region:
- a CDS encoding DUF4007 family protein, yielding MSKPSRLPRNFHKSFKPERQYINALLRYAASGKSGDYQEIASETGIPMGVSSGKVPAIIDYCRGMGLIRLPSSSRTSIKKPDLTPFGRIVLLEDPFLKLNITQWVAHLYLCSPLCGAEVWYQTFFPGKQALGMAFERSKLETYLHSVLKIDKSGIIGPLVGTYEDDAAFRTCGALSEKSGVITRKPAPVSDEFGFGYGAWLLQLVHDHFPKNGQISVVELDSVAGWRTIPGWDIDALQRVLQLAERKGLFTVDRHMEPWLLHPRMDLEAAWKLIFCDLI
- a CDS encoding DUF87 domain-containing protein yields the protein MSYFANTVRNHLKTRIERFQADPAYGRKMIFMIPAMQEPTLLAIAEAVTAVCLKDPKIRLVLKIASALTADWSDAGVAQARCNGWLSEGRDLTYTRSIVNTDTNRLLVIVLCGSDQVTDSAGLADFHTCDPDMVWNEDMRGSFSSWIEEKLKSIGMHDYRPDDLTTIDRVIKPLFTSGTGDLLQLSDWLEKMDLSLAADVTDVPRLMLANLQAFGLPVLSRFPCHQKRKQLGPYIHKAVEFFNYTLFLEARQRDKALKAIDSLQKAITEGNDPGIPFDDEEVCGPYAFGQELLVGLRDFIENDGQCEREKLRQCDFVVIWDDILKFKDRAQKEKRESTRKLAGSPVEVLLNAVWMTLREFYIEHKDKAEISIQSIEISPVLFKHDVDGAGEENNMDDGLGDAAENAEYARRYLTRLIGGIDELLTKHINISNADGSEITIFSDLLSPEINCRYAKTAEPVLEFAVVISSEHKPLKRKYGWRLPEHHMYRLSIDLLRRARLSIASLQEIHKLPVYHISYFEELLQATADEEVRRVLLHAIRDERESNGALTNLLSGEWSKVDDPLSPKLKLLAEKYDRFVTAASSNGLFSTIFSAKPEWPDLRKAYAESFEVALALPDISASSLIGMLTRAFLVVEPRSLNLDDTWHADVHERSGVATILHPSVVEMLEAQVVYLTRCFNFAVNKELSKTPSRDGFKTHIWRTYVDLSSIQSPLTGLLSDESKNLCADVRGNELIHRIGSSSTIDAPLSTRLLVRYNEGTEDDSNLNDAEMFRETSESKLLLRLMQDYFDLHPHARDGLSIAVFRNKDVQPVVAAVHAYLKVLATKPTKQKPNKRYVLNEERRRPYAIGVTVFTESNDESDISNWVQQWKERWEAAETETKYELYRNCRFSVAHRIVEKNDLGAFQKLIKEQFEADIAVFYDFIGAGTGVNEFERVEPFDITSRDLKFPILEKACCTVSNPADKYKRKRVVSNRQFALGAYHATLLHGLKTGTQQTGTVVVGSGDFSPWRALIDCLHDKAEWIICIDPNMDERLIRTPKLEKNKEREIIGFGSGVGSHGEDNYTISTEQFSFADIHFRLQAAIQQLYAAEAGWSLDDCKAVAKGVLHVAPELSGLSLVRATGAADQYIRDFMAYSLTRKLLRGSEDLLCESLISLDAYRHWFDLADNLRRPDLMWMQVWLREDGRLHVKLHLIECKMGQQSPEHIFKAKSQIDNGLSVLGSAFKSSTERAGGAGSIEDRPDRRYWWMQLHRLIASKTEVSKIKYSDVLSALERLAEGDFLVTWDASVFAFWIDQDPEIKRAGYWSVGGDLDVVANVYTVGGGFVRQLMTDSLEYPVDWTAINAQKAAVVEQDDEYIPEDTEDDYTPWVYDEDENEDESSEDEVFEPAGQPLAAELIKDSTLPSEPEMETKAASEPSGTMPQETGSESVAAVTPVVNKEVPSGRILLGETVPNGQPVYWEFKHPELANRHMLIFGSSGQGKTYAIQAMLCEMSKFRQNSLIIDYTNGFLPNHLEKIANEILSPKQHVVRQEPLPINPFLPQVSDNGGIVIKENSNAIAKRIAGLFDSVYDIGNQQYSVLHHAIMDGVESMKSGMNLDHMLSIIESMAEDKQYKAYAQSLHNKLRPFVLDQPFSSGEAGFDWDHLFLEQDPLCNIFQLAGMDMYSGRLITEFILWDLYGHLQSKGKKTDPKVIVLDEVQNLDHKEGSPLSKYLREGRKFGLSLILATQTMSNMRKDERDRMFNAEHKLFFRPADTELKAFAEIAALATRQKVDDWIRKLSSLSKGECYSIGRILDQAGEKLVPRALKIRITALEERSFDE